A stretch of the Archangium violaceum genome encodes the following:
- a CDS encoding ferrochelatase — MSGLLDDVLARLESLTPLLGPCASLDASRPRALLPVELATRLLEGCSEVERARAFAWSLGDVVRALADDFPDNIFWDLDHLAWRMWHAGGPREISSFAHRVMGLCRGFGNKSELRFRYAHDFLYGYDWARWVASEPQTRAGIGPFDVAFFDYLEGRLQTLTELISRDDARYGRLEGKDFRNPFTFRREPREEEHLHRVLAQADLIPVKAWLFEGERRWDLPFTDLRAETAQRLGFSRGASP, encoded by the coding sequence GTGAGCGGGCTTCTGGATGACGTCCTCGCCAGGCTCGAGTCGCTGACGCCCCTGCTCGGGCCGTGCGCCTCGCTCGATGCCAGCCGGCCCCGAGCGCTCCTTCCCGTGGAGCTGGCCACGCGCCTGCTGGAGGGCTGCTCCGAAGTGGAGCGGGCGAGAGCCTTCGCCTGGAGCCTGGGTGATGTGGTACGGGCCCTCGCGGACGACTTCCCGGACAACATCTTCTGGGACCTCGACCACCTGGCCTGGCGGATGTGGCACGCTGGCGGGCCGCGGGAGATCTCCAGCTTCGCCCACCGGGTGATGGGCCTGTGCCGGGGCTTCGGCAACAAGTCGGAGCTGCGCTTCCGCTACGCCCACGACTTCCTGTACGGCTACGACTGGGCCCGCTGGGTGGCGAGCGAACCCCAGACGCGCGCGGGCATCGGGCCCTTCGACGTGGCGTTCTTCGACTACCTCGAAGGACGGCTCCAGACACTCACCGAGCTCATCTCCAGGGACGACGCCAGGTACGGGCGGCTCGAGGGCAAGGACTTCCGCAACCCCTTCACCTTCCGCCGCGAGCCTCGCGAGGAAGAGCACCTGCACCGGGTGCTCGCCCAGGCGGACCTCATCCCCGTCAAGGCCTGGCTCTTCGAGGGTGAGCGCCGTTGGGACCTCCCGTTCACCGACCTGCGAGCCGAAACCGCCCAGCGCCTCGGATTCTCGCGGGGGGCCTCGCCGTGA